Below is a window of Halomicrobium mukohataei DSM 12286 DNA.
GCCACGTCTCTGGGGTTCTCGGCCGCGAGCTCCGTCTCGCGGACCTCTATGTCGATATCCTCGAAGAACGCGCGGACGGTTTCGAGCCGGTCGTCTGGACTCTCTCGGTTGCAGACGGTCAGCGTCGGACGGTCGCTGTCGACCTGTGCGATCAGTTCGGCCAGCGAGTCGAACGCGAGGTCCGTCGTCGAGCCGGTCGGCTCGGACGTACCGGAGGCCGGCGTCGCGGGCTGGGGAACGCCGAGTTCGCTCCGAGGCGCGGTCGAGATCGGGACGGACGCCCACTGTCGCCCGCCGTCGAGGCCCTCGACGCGGACTTCGAGACCGTCGGTGCCCTCTCGGGTGTAGACGACGCCGTCGACCAGCGCCTCGACCTGGCCCAGGTCCGTCTTGCTGAACGAGTTCTCGTGTGCCGTCAGCACGGCGAACCCGGAGCGCTCCTCGACCAGCCGTGACAGCGAGTGGACGAACCGAATCGTCTGGTCGACGTCGGCGTTGAGCGCCAGCGTCGTCAGCGAGAGGACGCCGATTCGATCGACGCTGCCGTCCCGGCCCTCGCCGAGCGCGTCGAGGAGGTCTAAGACGGCACTCCCGACGTTACCGAGCTCCGCCGGCATCGACACGTGGCGAGTCCACTCGTTGTCTGTCGCCTCGCCGTAGGCGTCGCCGGCCGAGTCGACGATGCCGACCGCCGGTGACGCGCCGTCCAGTGCGCTCTCGTACTCGGCGCGCAGGGCGGCCGTGCTACTGTCCGTCGAGACGAGCACGGTCGTATCGTCGTCGGTGGCCCCGTCAGCGAGGAGTCTGAGTGCGAGTCGTCGCTTACCCGCCATCGGCGGGCCGACGCACAGCAGCGTCGTCCCACCGGGGACGGAATCGATTGGCAGGCGGTCCCCGGTGCGTACCATGCACAAACCTATGACGCCCAGTGTATACAAAACCCACGGTCAAGGCACCGGTCGAACTGCTGCTAAGCCGCTGAATACGCTTATCTACGCCCGTTTCTGGATCTCTTCTCGCAGCACGTCACTGACAACGTCGCCGTCGGCTTTCCCGCGGAGTTCCCCCATGCACTCGCCCATCAGCGCCGAGAACGCGCCCATGCCCTCCTCGGCCACCTGCTCGGCGTGGCGCTCGACGACCGTCGAGACGGCCGCTCGGACCTCGTCCTCGCCGGCACTGCCCAGCCCGGCGGCCTCGGCGGCCTCGGCAGCGTCCATACCGGGCTCCTCGGCCAGAGCCGTCAGCAGTTCCGGCACGCCCTCTTTGGCCAGTTCGCCGTCGGCGACCAGCTCCAGCGTCGCACGGAAGTGGTCGTCGGTGAGATGTGCGACGGGTACGTCGTCCCGGCGCAGTTCCGTCACCGTCGACTCCAGGGTCTGTGCGGCCAGCGTCGCGTCCGCGCCCCGGTCGACGGCGTCCTCGAACAGCCGCCATCGCTGGCCGTACGCGACCTGCTCGGCGAGGCCGGCGTCGAGGCCGAACTCGGACTGGTAGCGGTCGACCTTCTCGGTCAGCAGTTCCGGCGTCTCGACCTCGCTCTCGTCGGGCGTCACCGGCGGCACGTCCGTCTCGGGGTACATCCGCGCCGCGCCCGGCAGCGGACGGAGGTACCGAGACGTGGCGTCGTCGTTGGCGTCCCGGGTCTCCTCGGGCACCCGGTCGAGCGCGGTCTCGGCCCGCTCTGCGGCGGCCTCGATCGCCAGCTCGGCGGTCTCTGGGTCGTCCGCGACGATGACGACGGCGTCCTCGGGGCCAGCATCGACAGCTTCCCGCAGCGCAGCGACCTCGTCCTCGGTCACGCCGTAGGCCGGCAGTTCGTCCGTGTGGAAGATGCCGCCGGCACCGTGACGCTTGGCGTGGTCGGACAGTTCCGTTCCGAGGCGGCGATCCGGCTGGATCTCGCGGCCGACGAGGCCGTCGAAGCCCGAGAGCCGGACGGCCTGCACGACACCGCCCGAATCGAGCGCGCCGCGGATCACACCGGAGTCCGTGTCCTCGAAGACCGCCGTCACGTCCTGTGGGTCGCCCACGCTGGCGTCGCGGTCGTTCAGTTCCGCCCTGATATCGAGCAGTTCGACCTGCCGGCGAACCTCGTTACGGACGAGGTCGTCGATGTCGTCGAGGCTCTGGACGCCCTTCAGTTCGATCCGTGCGCCGTCGGCGATGGAGACGTTCACGTCCTGGCGGATCGTCCCGAGTCCGCGCTTGACGTGGCCCGTCGAGCGCAGCAACATCCCGATGCGCTCGGCGGCCTCGCGGGCCTGGGCCGGCGAGCGGATGTCGGGCTTGGTCCCGATCTCGACCAGCGGGATTCCCAGCCGATCCAGCGAGAACCGGACGCCAGCGTCGGTCTCCTCGACGCGCTGGGCCGACTCCTCTTCGAGCAGCATGTCCTCGATCCCGACCGACCCCTCGCTGGTCGAGATCTCGCCGTCGTTGGCGACCAGCATCGAGCGCTGGAACCCCGAGGTGTTCGAGCCGTCGATGACGATCTTGCGCATCACGTGGACCTGATCCGCGACGTTCATGTCCAGTAGCTGGGCGATCTCCAGGGCCACGTCCATCGCCTCGCGGTCGACGCGGTGTGGCGGCTCGTCGTCTTCCTCGACGAGACAGGTCGTGTCGTAGGCCAGATACTCGAACTCGCGGTCGACCATGCTCTCTTCGAGCGCGGCGTCGTCGATCTCGCCGAGTTCGCTCTTGGTCGGGTGGAGATAGCGGGTCAGCGATCGCGTCGACTCCTCGGGTTCCCGGATTCGGGTCGGACACTGACAGAACAGTTTCGTCGCCGTGTCGAGTTGCTGATGGATCTCCAGACCGGCCACCAGTCCGAGCTCCTCGTAGTCGTACTCAGTCATTAGTGGGCGGTCCGAGCCCCACCCGCAAAAAACGCACCGTTGTCGGCCGGTCCGGCACCGAGCGGCCGCCGGGTGGCTGGGTGTCACTTTTGACCGTCGAGTCCGTGATACGGGTATGGACCGCAGGCTCGTCGCCGTTCTCACGACGGTACTCCTGGCGGGCTGTGGCGGCATGGCGACCTCCGACGGCGGCACCGAGACGCTCACCCCGGCCCCGGTTCCGGAGCCGGCCGACGCGACGACAGAGACGGGGGCACTCCCGCCGGGCGTCACCGGGAACGGCGTCGCGAACGTCGACCGGCTCACCGCCGCACATCGGCGCGCGACGGCCGACCAGTCGTACACCCTCACGACGGAGCGGTCGACGAGCCGCCAGAGGGCCAACGAGACCCTCGACACGCGACAGGTCGTCCAGGTAGCCAACGAGTCGACGTACGCCTACTGGACGAACGAGCGCGTCGTCTGGGACGAGAGCCGGGCTCGCTACTTCGACAACTACTCCGAGTTTCAGGGCCCCGACGGCCGGTACGTCCGCTACACCGAACTGGACGGCGAGACCCGACAGCGCCAACTCGGCTCGACGGCCCCGCGTCCCGAACTCGACAGGGAGGCGACGGTCGCCATCGAGCGGTTCCTGACCATCGACAACGCGACCGTCAGCGTCCTGCGAGACGACGGCCAGCGCCACTACGAACTACGGGGCGAGCAGCGAACCTTCGTCACCGAGCGCCCGATCCGGAACGTCTCGGTCAGCGCGGTGATCAGACACGACGGGCTCGTGCGGTCGCTCTCGGTGCGCTACTGGCGGGGCGACAGCGACTGGGGCGAGTTCGTTCGCTACTCGTTCGCGTACGAGCGGCTCGGGACGACGACCGTCGAGAAACCGTCGTGGGTCCGGACGAGCGACTGATACGGACGGTTGTAGGCGTTTACCCAGTCGACCGCACGACGGCGTGCGGTCGATCTGGTAAAGACCTACAACTTTCCGTATGATACCGCCAGCCGTACCTTCGTGCGGGTATTCGCCACCCCGGGGTGGCAACGTTCGTCACGGCCGTCCAGCGGGCAGTACGAACCGCCAATCGGGGGACGAAGGCCCGCCTCGCTAGTCGTCCCCGAGAATCACGCGCTCGGTCATCTTTGCCGGATCGAGCACGTCGTCGGCCTCGGCCTCGCTGAGGTACCCCTCTTCGACGACGACTTCCTTGACGGTCTTGCCTTCCGCGAGGGCCTGCTTGGCGACCTTGCTGGCCTTGTCGTAGCCGATCGCCGGGTTGAGCGCCGTCGCCAGCGCCATCGACTGCTGGACGCGTTCGGCGCAGTGCTCCCGGTCGGCTTCGAGTTTCGCGACGAACTTCTCGGCGAAGACCTCGCTGCCGTTGGCGATGAGACGCGCCGACTGGAGGAAGTTGTTGGCCAGGACCGGCTTGTAGAGGTTGAGGTCGATCTGTCCCTCGGCAGCGCCGGCAGAGACGGCGGCGTCGTTGCCGACGACCTGCTTGTGGACCTGGTTGACGGCCTCGGCGACGACGGGGTTGATTTTGCCGGGCATGATCGAAGAGCCGGGCTGGTTCTCCGGCTGGTCGACCTCGCCGAGACCGTTGCGCGGGCCGGAGGCGAGCAGGCGGAGGTCGTTGGCGATCTTGTTGAGGCTGCCGGCGACGGTCCGGAGCGCGCCGTGGGCCTCGCTCATGGCGTCGTGGGCGGCCTGGGCCTCGAAGTGGTTGTCGGCCTCTCGGAAGTCGATCCCCGTCTCCTCGCTGATGTACTCGGCGGCTCTGGCGGGGAACTCGGGATGGGTGTTCAGGCCGGTGCCGACGGCAGTGCCGCCAAGCGCCAGCTCCGAGAGGTGATCGCGCGTGTGTTTGACGCGGGTGATGCCCTTCTCGACCTGGGCGCGATAGCCAGAGAACTCCTGGCCCAGCGTGATCGGCGTCGCGTCCTGGAGGTGGGTGCGGCCGGTCTTGACCACGTCGTCGAACGCCGACTCTTTGTCCGCCAGCGCGTCACGCAGCGTCGACAGCGCGGGCAGCACGTCCTTCTCGACGGCCTCCAGTGCGGCGACGTGCATCGCCGTCGGGATCACGTCGTTGCTCGACTGGCCGTAGTTGACGTGGTCGTTGGGGTGGATCGCCCGCGTCCCGATCTCGCCGCCCGAGAGCTCGGTCGCCCGGTTGGCGATGACCTCGTTGGCGTTCATGTTCGAGGACGTTCCCGATCCCGTCTGGAACACGTCGACTGGGAACTGGTCGTCGTGCTCTCCGGCGATCACTTCGTCGGCGGCCTCGACGATGTACGCCGCCGTCTCGCTCTCGACTGTGCCCAGATCTTCGTTGGCCTGCGCGGCGGCCTTCTTGACGATGCCCAGCGCTCGGACGAAGCGTCGGCCGAAGGTCTCCTCCGAGATCGGGAAGTTCTCGACCGCGCGCTGGGTCTGTGCGCCCCAGTACGCGTCGGCCGGCACCTGCATCTCTCCGAGGCTGTCGCGTTCGGTCCGGAACTCGTCGCTCATGACACACGGAACGTCGCCCCGGTCGGCGTAAAACCCACCGCTTTCACGCTCGCGCCAGCGGTTGCGGGGGCGTCGCCGCGACTCGAACCCGCCGGGGAAAAAGATGGTCAGGCCCAGTCGTCCAGTCCGGTCTGGACGACGCTGGCCTCGATGTGCTCGAAGGCGCGCGCGACCTCGCCTTCGTCGACCTCCCACTCGCCGGTGACGTACTCGCGGGCGGCGTCAAGGTCCGGGTTCACCGCCAGATCGAGGTCGTAGTCGTCCGTGACCGCCGGATCGAGGAACAGCTCTCGGATGCGGTCGCCGTGTTCGACGTGGGCGTCGCGGGCGTCGAGCGCGCCCCAGAGGTCGCCGTGCTCTTTCACCAGCTTGATCGCGGTCTTCGGCCCGACACCGTCGATGCCGGGATTGAAGTCCGTCCCCATCAGGATCGCGGCGTCGACCAGTTGCTCCCAGGTGATGCCGTGGTGGTCCAGCGTCGCCTGGAAGTCCATCAGTTCGGGGTCGCCGCTGCTGGTGAGTTGGCGCAGCGTCAGCGGTGCGCCGAGCAGGAGCGCGTCGTAGTCTTCGGTCCCGACGTAGTCGACGACGTTCTGGCGTGCCATGTGGGCAGCCTGGGCCTCGCCCTCTGCGGGCGCGTCGACGACGGGCACGTCCAGCAGCCTCAGCACCTCGCGAGTCGTCGTGAGGATCGTGTCGGTCAGGCGCTGGGTCTGGGAGTCCAGCCGAGCGACAGCTTTCGAGTCCCCGCGCTCGCGGGCGGCTTCGAGTTTCTCCTCGCGGGCC
It encodes the following:
- the fen gene encoding flap endonuclease-1, with protein sequence MGNADLRSLASLEDVPFEELSDSVVAVDAHNWLYRYLTTTVRFTSDEKYTTSDGTEVANLIGVVQGLPKFFEHDLTPVFVFDGGVTELKDDEVEQRREAREAREEKLEAARERGDSKAVARLDSQTQRLTDTILTTTREVLRLLDVPVVDAPAEGEAQAAHMARQNVVDYVGTEDYDALLLGAPLTLRQLTSSGDPELMDFQATLDHHGITWEQLVDAAILMGTDFNPGIDGVGPKTAIKLVKEHGDLWGALDARDAHVEHGDRIRELFLDPAVTDDYDLDLAVNPDLDAAREYVTGEWEVDEGEVARAFEHIEASVVQTGLDDWA
- the gatE gene encoding Glu-tRNA(Gln) amidotransferase subunit GatE, giving the protein MTEYDYEELGLVAGLEIHQQLDTATKLFCQCPTRIREPEESTRSLTRYLHPTKSELGEIDDAALEESMVDREFEYLAYDTTCLVEEDDEPPHRVDREAMDVALEIAQLLDMNVADQVHVMRKIVIDGSNTSGFQRSMLVANDGEISTSEGSVGIEDMLLEEESAQRVEETDAGVRFSLDRLGIPLVEIGTKPDIRSPAQAREAAERIGMLLRSTGHVKRGLGTIRQDVNVSIADGARIELKGVQSLDDIDDLVRNEVRRQVELLDIRAELNDRDASVGDPQDVTAVFEDTDSGVIRGALDSGGVVQAVRLSGFDGLVGREIQPDRRLGTELSDHAKRHGAGGIFHTDELPAYGVTEDEVAALREAVDAGPEDAVVIVADDPETAELAIEAAAERAETALDRVPEETRDANDDATSRYLRPLPGAARMYPETDVPPVTPDESEVETPELLTEKVDRYQSEFGLDAGLAEQVAYGQRWRLFEDAVDRGADATLAAQTLESTVTELRRDDVPVAHLTDDHFRATLELVADGELAKEGVPELLTALAEEPGMDAAEAAEAAGLGSAGEDEVRAAVSTVVERHAEQVAEEGMGAFSALMGECMGELRGKADGDVVSDVLREEIQKRA
- a CDS encoding class II fumarate hydratase; protein product: MSDEFRTERDSLGEMQVPADAYWGAQTQRAVENFPISEETFGRRFVRALGIVKKAAAQANEDLGTVESETAAYIVEAADEVIAGEHDDQFPVDVFQTGSGTSSNMNANEVIANRATELSGGEIGTRAIHPNDHVNYGQSSNDVIPTAMHVAALEAVEKDVLPALSTLRDALADKESAFDDVVKTGRTHLQDATPITLGQEFSGYRAQVEKGITRVKHTRDHLSELALGGTAVGTGLNTHPEFPARAAEYISEETGIDFREADNHFEAQAAHDAMSEAHGALRTVAGSLNKIANDLRLLASGPRNGLGEVDQPENQPGSSIMPGKINPVVAEAVNQVHKQVVGNDAAVSAGAAEGQIDLNLYKPVLANNFLQSARLIANGSEVFAEKFVAKLEADREHCAERVQQSMALATALNPAIGYDKASKVAKQALAEGKTVKEVVVEEGYLSEAEADDVLDPAKMTERVILGDD
- a CDS encoding DUF7504 family protein; amino-acid sequence: MVRTGDRLPIDSVPGGTTLLCVGPPMAGKRRLALRLLADGATDDDTTVLVSTDSSTAALRAEYESALDGASPAVGIVDSAGDAYGEATDNEWTRHVSMPAELGNVGSAVLDLLDALGEGRDGSVDRIGVLSLTTLALNADVDQTIRFVHSLSRLVEERSGFAVLTAHENSFSKTDLGQVEALVDGVVYTREGTDGLEVRVEGLDGGRQWASVPISTAPRSELGVPQPATPASGTSEPTGSTTDLAFDSLAELIAQVDSDRPTLTVCNRESPDDRLETVRAFFEDIDIEVRETELAAENPRDVALLHRGPVQMASSPLSQLASGVETANADDDPFATRRGPDVLEALHERIFGARGVEKQFLIDASTAIEMTAWQTGGGQLLAGFQHLSRYWESQRSRRVMHRIADAGVDVHIYGVPDVVPTVDRPNVTIHPDSSTEIEESWFVTYDGDGRTDRTGTLVVRETDPEVYEGFWTYEPSISRDVFRYLRDTYGVLEETGQQAPS